A stretch of Halichondria panicea chromosome 1, odHalPani1.1, whole genome shotgun sequence DNA encodes these proteins:
- the LOC135347167 gene encoding uncharacterized protein LOC135347167, translated as MFHKAQYSVSVERPCPMETVTFTCTAIGDSLIWDLPGNRITVLTTSDPLVMQSGYTVTLIAFDNDTLTSTLSRTAENGITVSCLEIVSTLTTIGSSTIRLVDPPGPPSAVRHFILSSSANKVSVSVQWNPTTETGGRDDPTYTVTISPPAQLSATVFTSISVTVTAQYNVDYTVSVVATNCAGNSTTAEYNFRIGNCPVLTNPINGAFGPVSNRLSGSTVTIQCDAGYVSAVTMVTCEGTLMWSPDPEAIECTLLTTSTPTTPPPINCTASLSSPRNGIISDHSVPAIPGTQVTLHCDDELFPEGIMTATCLATGKWDEEIVCRAAPCNCASLSDGSRFDSAVSISVVVTTVAFTIIGLLIGLLIMYLLMRKKAVYSPAAKGQANYNVGPTVPAGPVYEEVSPKEEIELNTNQAYGPVGL; from the exons ATGTTTCATAAAGcccaatattcagtgagtgtggagagaccatgtccaatggaaacagtcacttttACCTGCACTGCTATTGGAGATTCCTTGATATGGGACCTGCCTGGAAATCGTATCACTGTCCTCACCACCTCTGATCCACTAGTAATGCAGTCAGGCTACACTGTGACACTGATTGCATTTGATAACGATACATTAACTTCTACTCTATCAAgaacagcagagaatgggatcactgtgtcATGCTTGGAGATTGTGTCTACTCTAACCACTATAGGATCTTCAACAATCCGTTTGGTTG atccACCAGGACCACCTTCTGCTGTAAGACATTTTATTTTGAGCAGCTCAGCCAATAAAGTCAGTGTatctgtacagtggaaccctactactgagactggtggtagagatgacccCACTTACACAGTGACCATCTCACCTCCGGCCCAGCTCTCTGCTACTGTCTTCACATCCatctctgtcactgtgactgctcaatacaatgtggactacactgtcagtgttgtggctaccaattgtgctgggaacagtacaactGCTGAGTACAACTTTAGGATTG GTAACTGTCCTGTGTTGACCAACCCTATTAATGGAGCCTTTGGACCAGTCTCCAACAGATTATCAGGATCCACAgtaaccatccagtgtgaCGCTGGATATGTGTCTGCTGTTACGatggtgacatgtgagggtacactaatgtggagtccagaccctgaggctattgagtgtacatTACTAACCACATCTACTCCCACAACTC CTCCTCCAATAAACTGCACAGCTTCACTATCCTCACCAAGGAATGGCATTATCAGTGATCATTCAGTACCAGCTATTCCCGGCACACAAGTTACCCTCCATTGTGACGATGAACTGTTCCCTGAGGGAATAATGACTGCTACCTGTCTAGCTACAGGAAAGTGGGACGAGGAGATCGTCTGCAGAG CTGCTCCTTGTAATTGTGCCAGCCTATCTGATGGGAGTCGATTTGATTCAGCTGTCTCCATCAGCGTGGTTGTCACGACAGTTGCGTTCACAATTATTGGATTGTTGATAGGACTCTTGATCATGTATTTGCTCAtgcgtaagaaggcagtgtactcCCCGGCAGCTAAAGGACAAGCTAATTATAATGTAGGACCCACTgtaccagctggtcctgtttatgaggaggtgtcacctaaagaggagattgaactgaatactaaccaggcgtatggaccagtaggactgtga